The DNA region CTGAGCCCCCCGCGGTCCTGGGCGGTCTGCATGAGCCAGTCGAGGTAGGCGTCGATCCAGGCTGAAGGTTCCAGGGGGTCCAGCGCAGTCAGGAGCTCCTCCAGTTCCCGCTCACATTCATCGAGCACCGCCAGGATCAACTCGTCCCGCGTTTTGAAGTAGTAGTAGAGGTTTCCGAGCGGCAGACCCGCGGCCTTGGCGACGTCCTTGAGCGTCGTGCGGGAGATCGAGTGGCTGCGGGAACGCCGCAGGGCGGCCCGGATGATCTCGTCTCGTTTCCCTGCCATGCGCGGTCTCCTGAAGCCAAGATGTCATGAAGTCCCCCGGAGCCAAAGCAGTCTCGCTTCCACTAGGGTCAGTCAGAAGCCTGACTGAGTCGAGCGCCGGAACGGCACTCAGCCACGTCAGGAGGAGGTCCTGTGAAGCAGTACAGAATGATGGTCCTGGTGGCTGGCCTCGTCGCCGGCAGCGCGCATGCTGGCGGCGCCGGCCTGCCCATGCAGCAGGGCATGCTCGAGGTTAACGGCGCCCAAATTCACTACGTCTCCGAAGGCACCGGCACGCCTATCCTGCTGCTGCATGGCTACCCGCTCAGCGGCGAACTGTTCGCCCGCAACCGCGACGCCCTCACGGCCGCCGGGTACCGCGTGATCACCATCGACCACCGCGGGTACGGCCAGAGTGTCGCGCCCGC from Deinococcus metalli includes:
- a CDS encoding TetR/AcrR family transcriptional regulator produces the protein MAGKRDEIIRAALRRSRSHSISRTTLKDVAKAAGLPLGNLYYYFKTRDELILAVLDECERELEELLTALDPLEPSAWIDAYLDWLMQTAQDRGGLSCPFGSLATELRAVGDPAATRAAEIVERYRTVVGARTAALGARDPDALFLTVQGAHTVASILDDSALFESAINRLRSNL
- a CDS encoding alpha/beta fold hydrolase; amino-acid sequence: MKQYRMMVLVAGLVAGSAHAGGAGLPMQQGMLEVNGAQIHYVSEGTGTPILLLHGYPLSGELFARNRDALTAAGYRVITIDHRGYGQSVAPA